The following are encoded in a window of Fischerella sp. PCC 9605 genomic DNA:
- the metK gene encoding methionine adenosyltransferase, giving the protein MKKDFMFTSESVTEGHPDKLCDQISDAIVDRFLQQDPYSRVITECAVATGIVFIAARFEPSANVDFTNVARKVIDQVGYEHTEFNGKTCSILTSLSELTPDESYSFHEKELSDEQIEQIPVKNQATVFGFACNQTSALMPLPIWLAHKLAKRISEVRRQNILSYLTPDGKTQVGVEYRDRRPYRIHSLTVIASQNKAKYPDLQQLRDDIYETVIKPVFDTEEIKPDEQTRIFINPDGQFIRGGPAAHSGLTGRKNAIDTYGEYAQHSGSALSGKDPIRIDRVGAYAARYAAKNLVAAGIADECEVQLSYTIGISKPVSIQVETFGTGKISDEEITQLLAKHFDFRLAGIIKQFNLRFLPSIYKDGFYRKLATYGHVGRIDLELPWEKTDKVGVF; this is encoded by the coding sequence ATGAAAAAAGACTTCATGTTTACCTCTGAATCAGTAACTGAGGGGCATCCTGATAAACTTTGCGATCAGATTAGTGATGCGATTGTAGACCGATTTCTTCAGCAAGACCCTTATTCTCGCGTAATTACAGAATGTGCTGTAGCTACAGGTATTGTCTTTATTGCAGCTAGATTTGAACCTAGTGCCAACGTAGATTTTACCAACGTGGCCAGAAAAGTAATTGACCAGGTAGGCTACGAACATACAGAATTTAATGGTAAGACTTGTAGTATTTTGACTAGCCTTTCAGAATTGACTCCTGATGAGAGTTATTCTTTTCATGAAAAAGAACTGTCTGACGAACAAATAGAGCAAATTCCTGTCAAAAACCAAGCAACAGTATTTGGTTTTGCCTGCAATCAAACTTCTGCTTTGATGCCTCTACCAATTTGGTTAGCTCACAAACTAGCAAAACGAATTAGTGAGGTAAGACGCCAAAATATACTCTCTTATCTTACTCCCGATGGCAAAACTCAAGTAGGAGTTGAATATCGCGATCGCCGCCCTTATAGAATTCATAGTCTCACAGTTATTGCCAGTCAAAATAAAGCTAAATATCCTGATTTACAACAACTTCGAGACGATATTTACGAGACAGTAATTAAACCTGTTTTTGATACTGAAGAAATTAAACCAGATGAACAGACGAGAATATTTATCAATCCTGATGGACAATTTATTCGCGGTGGCCCCGCTGCTCACTCTGGGTTAACAGGTCGAAAAAATGCCATAGATACTTATGGAGAATATGCACAGCATAGTGGTTCAGCTCTAAGTGGCAAAGACCCAATTAGAATAGATAGAGTCGGAGCTTATGCCGCCCGTTATGCAGCTAAAAATCTTGTAGCAGCGGGTATTGCTGATGAATGTGAGGTGCAGCTAAGTTACACGATCGGTATTTCCAAACCAGTGAGTATTCAAGTAGAAACTTTTGGAACAGGCAAAATTTCTGATGAAGAAATCACACAACTACTAGCAAAGCATTTTGATTTTCGTTTAGCAGGGATAATTAAGCAGTTTAATTTGAGATTCCTGCCTTCAATCTATAAAGATGGCTTTTACAGAAAACTAGCTACCTATGGTCATGTGGGTAGGATTGATTTGGAACTTCCTTGGGAAAAAACAGATAAAGTTGGTGTGTTTTAA
- a CDS encoding DUF433 domain-containing protein: MKLDRITSNPNRMNGQPCIRNLRLTVRRVIELLATYPNREELCQEFPELEEEDIRQALIFASSYLDDRIIELSPNNETAA; encoded by the coding sequence ATGAAATTAGACCGTATCACCAGCAATCCCAATCGGATGAATGGACAACCCTGCATTCGTAATCTTCGTCTTACTGTTCGTCGAGTGATTGAGTTACTCGCGACTTACCCCAATCGAGAAGAACTGTGCCAAGAGTTCCCAGAACTAGAAGAGGAAGACATTCGGCAAGCCTTAATCTTTGCTTCTTCCTACTTGGACGATCGCATCATAGAACTATCCCCAAACAATGAAACTGCTGCTTGA
- the psbZ gene encoding photosystem II reaction center protein PsbZ — MTIIFQIALLALVLVSFAMVIGVPVAYATPQNWNESKRLLWLGSGAWIALVLLVAALSFFVV, encoded by the coding sequence ATGACTATTATATTCCAAATTGCTTTGTTAGCTCTGGTTCTTGTGTCGTTTGCGATGGTAATTGGCGTTCCTGTTGCCTATGCCACTCCCCAAAACTGGAATGAATCTAAAAGATTGCTGTGGCTTGGCTCTGGAGCCTGGATTGCCTTGGTGCTTTTAGTGGCAGCCTTAAGCTTTTTCGTAGTCTAA
- a CDS encoding aspartoacylase: MNQINRVAIIGGTHGNEFTGAYLIKKFEQFPDLIKRPSFETLTLLGNPKAFAECKRYIDKDLNRCFLSEDLENPTLSSYEDTRAKDINKILGSKGKSQVDVIVDFHSTTANMGLTIILTNQHPFLLQLAAYLSSINPLVKVITTQPNQESSFLISLCEFGFAIEVGPVAQGVLNAELFQKTEEFIYAVLDYLEKCNQATIAQTNKTLTLYQSAGAIDYPKNEHGEIQAMIHPKLQFRDYEPLNPGDPMFLSFDGRTISYEGKSTVYPVFINEAAYYEKGIAICLTQKQQFTVI, encoded by the coding sequence ATGAATCAAATTAACAGGGTTGCAATTATTGGTGGAACCCACGGGAATGAGTTTACAGGAGCATATCTGATTAAAAAGTTTGAGCAATTTCCCGACTTAATTAAACGACCCAGTTTTGAAACACTGACATTGTTGGGTAATCCTAAAGCTTTTGCAGAATGCAAGCGTTACATCGACAAAGACTTAAATCGCTGCTTCTTGAGTGAAGACTTGGAAAATCCGACACTCTCCAGCTATGAAGATACACGAGCAAAGGATATCAATAAAATACTCGGGTCTAAAGGTAAATCGCAGGTGGATGTAATTGTAGACTTTCACAGCACAACTGCAAACATGGGATTGACTATCATTCTGACCAACCAGCATCCTTTTCTCCTGCAATTAGCAGCTTACCTGAGTTCAATAAATCCTTTGGTAAAAGTTATCACCACACAACCCAATCAAGAAAGTTCTTTCCTCATTTCTCTGTGTGAATTTGGTTTTGCTATCGAAGTAGGGCCAGTAGCTCAGGGTGTCTTAAATGCAGAATTATTTCAGAAAACAGAAGAATTTATTTATGCCGTTTTGGACTATTTAGAAAAGTGCAACCAAGCCACTATCGCCCAAACAAATAAAACGCTCACACTCTATCAATCTGCGGGTGCAATTGATTACCCCAAAAACGAGCATGGAGAGATTCAAGCAATGATTCACCCAAAACTTCAATTTAGAGATTATGAACCTCTCAATCCTGGCGATCCGATGTTCTTAAGCTTTGATGGCAGAACTATTAGTTATGAAGGAAAATCAACAGTTTATCCAGTCTTTATCAACGAAGCAGCTTATTACGAGAAAGGTATTGCGATATGTTTAACCCAGAAGCAACAGTTTACTGTTATTTAA
- the ribH gene encoding 6,7-dimethyl-8-ribityllumazine synthase — MAVFEGTFTQTEPLRFALVIGRFNDLVTTKLLEGCQDCLKRHGVDVDPHGSQVDYVWVPGSFEVPVVARQLALSGRYDAIICMGAVIKGQTPHFDYVSSEVAKGIAAASFQTGVPVIFGILTTDTMQQALERAGIKSNHGWDYAMSALEMGSLMRKLRSNLAQPYSGHSQSLPGSLKSASLGELSASGEELG, encoded by the coding sequence ATGGCAGTTTTCGAGGGAACTTTTACGCAGACAGAGCCTTTGCGGTTTGCATTGGTAATTGGTCGATTCAATGACCTAGTTACCACGAAACTGCTGGAAGGGTGTCAAGATTGCTTGAAACGCCACGGCGTCGATGTCGATCCTCACGGCTCTCAAGTAGACTATGTTTGGGTGCCGGGAAGTTTTGAAGTTCCAGTGGTAGCTCGCCAACTTGCGCTTTCGGGTCGCTACGATGCCATAATTTGTATGGGTGCCGTCATCAAGGGGCAAACACCTCATTTTGATTATGTTTCATCTGAGGTAGCAAAAGGTATTGCCGCTGCTTCTTTTCAAACTGGCGTACCGGTGATTTTTGGCATTTTGACAACCGACACCATGCAGCAAGCCTTGGAACGGGCTGGTATTAAAAGCAATCATGGTTGGGACTACGCCATGTCAGCATTGGAAATGGGTAGCCTGATGCGAAAATTACGTTCTAACCTAGCTCAGCCATATTCTGGTCATTCCCAATCTTTACCAGGTTCGCTCAAAAGTGCTAGTCTAGGCGAACTTTCGGCGTCTGGGGAAGAACTAGGTTGA
- a CDS encoding polyribonucleotide nucleotidyltransferase: MGEFEKSISFDGRDIRLKVGLLAPQAGGSVLIQSGDTAVLVTATRSAAREGVDFLPLTVDYEERLYAAGRIPGGLLRREGRPPERAILTSRLIDRPLRPLFPSWLRDDLQVVALTLSMDELVPPDVLAVTGASIATLLAKIPFNGPMAAVRVGLVGDDFIINPTYAEIEAGDLDLVVAGSPDGVIMVEAGANQLPERDIIEAIEFGYEAVQDLIKAQQDLIAELGLEIVHEPPPEVDSSLDNFISDRATDEIKKILSQFDFDKNQRDTALDAVKETIVAAIAELPEEDPIRVATTADRKALDNTFKEITKKLMRRQIIEDDVRVDGRKLDEVRPVSCLVNLLPKRVHGSGLFNRGLTQVLSACTLGTPGDVQTLNDDLQQDQQKRYMHHYNFPPFSVGETKPLRAPGRREIGHGALAERAILPVLPPKEEFPYVIRIVSEVLSSNGSTSMGSVCGSTLALMDAGVPIAKPVSGAAMGLIKEGDQVRVLTDIQGIEDFLGDMDFKVAGTDTGITALQMDMKISGLSLDIISQAVHQARAARLHILEKMLQTIDQPRTEMSAYAPRLLSIRIDPDMIGLVIGPGGKTIKGITEETGAKIDIDDDGTVTISAVDENKAKKAKNIIQGMTRKLNEGDVYVGRVTRIIPIGAFVEFLPGKEGMIHISQLADYRVGKVEDEVTVGDEVIVKVREIDNKGRINLTRLGIHPDQAAAAREAAVNR, translated from the coding sequence GGCGTCGATTTTCTGCCCCTCACCGTAGATTACGAAGAAAGACTGTACGCAGCAGGTAGGATTCCTGGAGGATTATTACGACGGGAAGGCCGTCCGCCAGAAAGAGCAATTCTGACTAGTCGTCTTATTGACCGTCCTTTGCGTCCTTTGTTCCCGTCTTGGTTGCGGGATGACCTGCAAGTTGTGGCACTAACTCTTTCTATGGATGAGTTAGTACCACCAGATGTATTGGCAGTTACTGGTGCTTCTATTGCCACTCTCCTTGCGAAGATTCCGTTCAATGGACCAATGGCAGCAGTGCGAGTTGGTTTAGTGGGTGATGATTTTATTATTAACCCCACTTACGCGGAAATTGAAGCCGGAGACCTAGATTTGGTGGTAGCAGGTTCACCGGATGGTGTGATTATGGTGGAGGCAGGAGCCAATCAACTGCCCGAACGAGATATTATTGAAGCGATTGAATTTGGCTATGAAGCTGTGCAGGATTTAATCAAAGCGCAGCAAGATTTAATAGCAGAACTGGGCTTAGAAATTGTCCACGAACCACCACCAGAGGTGGACTCGTCGCTGGATAACTTTATCAGCGATCGCGCTACCGATGAAATTAAGAAAATCCTGTCGCAATTTGATTTCGATAAAAATCAGCGCGATACTGCTTTAGATGCAGTCAAAGAAACAATTGTCGCCGCGATCGCCGAACTGCCAGAAGAAGACCCAATTCGAGTTGCCACCACTGCCGATCGCAAAGCACTTGACAATACTTTCAAAGAAATTACTAAGAAGTTAATGCGCCGTCAAATCATCGAAGATGACGTACGAGTTGATGGCCGCAAACTAGATGAAGTCCGCCCTGTTTCTTGTCTAGTTAATTTATTGCCCAAGCGCGTTCACGGTAGCGGTTTATTTAACCGAGGCCTAACCCAGGTGCTATCAGCTTGTACTCTCGGCACACCGGGAGATGTGCAAACCTTAAATGATGATTTGCAACAAGACCAACAAAAGCGCTACATGCACCATTATAACTTCCCGCCATTCTCAGTTGGGGAAACCAAACCCCTGCGGGCACCAGGACGCCGGGAAATCGGTCACGGAGCGCTGGCGGAAAGAGCGATATTACCTGTGCTACCACCAAAAGAGGAATTCCCTTACGTAATTCGGATTGTATCGGAAGTACTTTCTTCCAATGGTTCCACCTCGATGGGTTCAGTGTGTGGTTCTACACTAGCTTTGATGGATGCTGGTGTACCCATTGCCAAACCAGTCAGCGGTGCAGCTATGGGTCTGATTAAAGAAGGCGACCAAGTACGAGTTCTGACAGACATTCAGGGCATCGAAGACTTTTTGGGTGACATGGACTTTAAGGTTGCAGGGACAGATACGGGAATTACTGCCTTGCAAATGGATATGAAAATCAGCGGTTTGTCCTTAGATATCATCTCCCAAGCAGTCCACCAAGCTAGAGCAGCACGTTTGCATATTCTGGAGAAAATGCTCCAGACTATTGACCAACCGCGTACAGAGATGTCAGCCTATGCCCCACGTCTTTTAAGCATCAGGATTGACCCAGACATGATTGGTCTGGTGATTGGGCCTGGAGGTAAGACCATCAAGGGTATTACTGAAGAGACTGGTGCTAAAATTGACATAGATGATGACGGCACGGTAACGATTTCTGCTGTGGATGAAAATAAAGCTAAGAAAGCTAAAAATATCATCCAAGGCATGACGCGCAAGCTCAATGAAGGTGATGTCTACGTAGGTCGCGTGACCAGAATTATACCGATTGGTGCATTCGTAGAGTTTTTGCCAGGCAAAGAAGGCATGATCCATATTTCTCAATTAGCTGACTATCGTGTCGGCAAAGTTGAGGATGAAGTCACTGTCGGTGATGAAGTAATTGTGAAAGTGCGTGAAATTGATAACAAGGGTCGGATTAATCTGACACGCTTGGGTATTCACCCAGATCAGGCAGCTGCGGCGCGAGAAGCAGCGGTAAATCGATAA
- a CDS encoding DUF5615 family PIN-like protein, whose amino-acid sequence MKLLLDQGLPRSAVNLLREVGVDTIHVAEIGLSAVDDIDILQRAREEEH is encoded by the coding sequence ATGAAACTGCTGCTTGATCAGGGACTACCACGTTCTGCGGTAAATTTATTGCGTGAAGTTGGTGTCGATACAATCCATGTGGCTGAGATTGGTTTATCAGCAGTAGATGATATAGACATCCTTCAGAGGGCACGGGAAGAGGAGCATTGA
- a CDS encoding CBS domain-containing protein, giving the protein MDLILCHTTADFDALGAAVGLTRLLPGSKIVLTGGAHPPVREFLALHRDEYALIERRSVNPKKIRSLTVVDTQYRDRLGKAAEWLDLPHIKEIIVYDHHLEQHGDIPATKFHISDVGATTTLIVEELQKRQISLSVAEATAMALGIHVDTGSLTYDHATSRDALALAWLMQQGASLSVVAEYVEPGLSPQLQQLLSDALDNLQYLCIRGYTLAWVRLKTNAFVPGLSSLASELMELTEIDALLLANEYPLGENDSRLTVIGRSRIPGVNLNQIFQPLGGDGHSQATSLNLRGVDFQQILNQLLKGLKAQVPHPPTARDLMSSPVRTIRPETTIEQAQRILLRYGHSGLSVVDAQGKLVGIISRRDIDIALHHGFSHAPVKGYMTINLKTITPDTTLPEIESLMVTYDIGRLPVLENGQLVGIVTRTDVLRELHQQNDGELGAPTTAREWGLGAMGRWEDGEKGKEGEESVEIPALSQLRDRLAPKLWELLTKASAQAKQRGWHLYLVGGAVRDLLLAKEASGTLLIQDIDLVVDGFHKAADVGAGVELAKALQQLYPAARLEIHGAFQTAALLWHKDPELDSLWVDIATARTEFYPYPAANPEVEASSIRQDLYRRDFTINALALRLTPPRAGKLLDFFGGLLDLQAKQIRVLHANSFIEDPTRIYRGVRFAVRFGFKIEQQTEEYIRYAINSGVYDRTTRENSKAPALQTRLKAELKHILEAPYWKPALQLLADLGALQCIHPTLKLDEELWRQLRLLERCLLRFDPEQSLITHWQMRLEAIIAHLTPEYRAKVAKNLQMQEDSIERLQNFAQTQAEVKETLPTCQRPSQVVKLLRRYDLPTLILIALHSSRTIRRQIWHYLTVWANVQPILNGNDLKKLGYKPGPQYRQMLDDLLAATLDGEIKDRTEAEKFLTQYYPQ; this is encoded by the coding sequence ATGGACTTAATTCTGTGCCACACAACAGCTGATTTTGACGCACTGGGGGCGGCGGTAGGACTAACGCGGTTGCTCCCAGGTAGCAAGATTGTGTTAACTGGCGGTGCTCATCCACCTGTACGGGAGTTTTTGGCGTTGCATCGGGATGAGTACGCGCTAATAGAAAGGCGTTCGGTCAATCCGAAAAAAATTCGCTCTCTGACTGTGGTGGATACGCAATACCGCGATCGCCTGGGTAAAGCTGCTGAATGGTTAGATTTACCCCACATTAAAGAAATCATCGTTTACGATCACCACCTCGAACAACATGGCGATATCCCTGCAACTAAATTCCATATTTCCGACGTAGGAGCCACCACAACTCTAATTGTCGAGGAACTACAAAAACGGCAAATTTCCCTTTCTGTCGCGGAAGCAACGGCAATGGCTTTGGGTATCCACGTTGATACTGGTTCACTCACTTATGACCACGCCACATCACGAGATGCCTTGGCTCTAGCTTGGTTAATGCAGCAAGGTGCTAGTTTATCGGTAGTGGCTGAGTATGTTGAACCCGGTTTATCTCCCCAATTGCAGCAGTTATTATCTGACGCCCTTGACAATCTCCAGTATTTATGCATAAGAGGGTATACCCTGGCTTGGGTAAGGCTGAAAACCAATGCTTTTGTACCGGGGTTATCGAGTCTGGCTTCCGAACTAATGGAGTTGACAGAAATTGATGCTTTACTGCTAGCTAACGAATATCCTTTGGGAGAGAATGATTCGCGCTTAACGGTAATTGGGCGATCGCGAATTCCCGGCGTCAATCTCAACCAAATATTTCAACCGCTAGGCGGCGACGGACATTCCCAAGCCACATCCCTAAACCTGCGGGGAGTAGATTTTCAGCAAATCTTAAACCAGCTGTTAAAAGGGTTAAAAGCTCAAGTTCCTCATCCACCAACGGCACGAGATTTAATGTCATCTCCTGTTCGTACCATCCGCCCAGAAACCACAATAGAACAAGCGCAGCGGATTTTACTACGCTACGGACACTCTGGTTTATCTGTAGTTGATGCCCAAGGTAAGTTGGTGGGTATTATTTCTCGTCGAGACATTGATATTGCCCTGCATCACGGCTTTAGTCATGCACCAGTCAAAGGCTACATGACAATAAATTTAAAGACTATTACCCCTGATACTACTCTGCCAGAAATCGAGTCATTAATGGTGACTTATGATATCGGACGGTTGCCAGTGTTAGAAAATGGGCAGTTAGTAGGAATTGTCACGCGCACCGACGTTTTGCGGGAATTACATCAGCAAAATGATGGGGAACTCGGGGCCCCCACGACCGCTAGGGAGTGGGGATTAGGGGCAATGGGGAGATGGGAAGATGGGGAGAAAGGGAAAGAAGGGGAAGAAAGTGTTGAGATTCCGGCGCTTAGTCAATTGCGCGATCGCCTTGCTCCCAAACTCTGGGAACTACTCACCAAAGCCTCTGCACAAGCCAAACAACGCGGTTGGCATTTGTATTTAGTGGGGGGAGCAGTACGCGACTTACTGCTAGCCAAAGAAGCATCTGGCACTTTGTTAATTCAAGATATAGATTTAGTAGTCGATGGCTTTCACAAAGCTGCTGATGTAGGTGCTGGTGTAGAATTAGCCAAAGCACTCCAGCAACTTTACCCAGCTGCACGCCTAGAAATTCACGGTGCTTTTCAAACTGCTGCTCTACTTTGGCACAAAGACCCAGAATTGGATTCTCTCTGGGTAGATATTGCGACTGCCAGAACTGAATTTTATCCTTACCCAGCAGCTAATCCTGAAGTCGAAGCCAGTTCAATTCGTCAAGATTTGTATCGACGCGACTTTACCATCAATGCCCTCGCACTGCGACTCACACCTCCTCGTGCTGGTAAACTACTTGATTTCTTTGGTGGTTTACTAGATTTGCAAGCTAAGCAAATTCGCGTTTTACACGCCAACAGCTTTATTGAAGACCCCACCCGTATTTATCGCGGCGTCCGCTTTGCCGTGCGCTTTGGCTTCAAAATTGAACAGCAAACAGAAGAGTATATTCGTTATGCCATAAATAGTGGTGTTTACGATCGCACTACTAGAGAAAACAGCAAAGCACCTGCACTACAAACTCGACTGAAAGCAGAATTAAAGCACATTCTCGAAGCGCCTTATTGGAAACCAGCTTTACAGTTACTGGCAGATTTGGGAGCATTACAGTGCATCCATCCTACTCTCAAGCTTGATGAGGAGTTGTGGCGGCAATTACGACTGCTAGAACGCTGTTTGCTCAGATTTGACCCCGAACAATCGCTGATTACTCACTGGCAGATGCGCTTAGAAGCAATCATTGCCCACCTCACACCAGAATATCGAGCCAAGGTGGCAAAAAATCTGCAAATGCAAGAAGATAGCATCGAACGCTTGCAGAACTTTGCCCAGACACAAGCTGAGGTAAAGGAAACTTTACCCACTTGCCAGCGTCCCAGTCAGGTGGTGAAATTACTACGGCGTTACGATTTACCCACGTTGATTTTAATTGCTCTACACAGTTCGCGAACGATTAGGCGGCAAATATGGCATTACTTGACAGTTTGGGCTAACGTGCAGCCAATTCTCAATGGTAACGATCTGAAGAAACTTGGTTACAAACCGGGGCCGCAGTATCGGCAAATGCTGGATGATTTGCTAGCTGCTACCTTGGATGGAGAGATTAAAGATAGGACTGAGGCTGAGAAATTTTTGACACAGTATTATCCTCAGTAA